A region from the Triticum aestivum cultivar Chinese Spring chromosome 3D, IWGSC CS RefSeq v2.1, whole genome shotgun sequence genome encodes:
- the LOC123079139 gene encoding NADP-dependent malic enzyme isoform X3: MTKDKADTNQPRFKLPPVSLLPAPPLPPPGRGASPSLSGRWLVGSARQRPCAPASFRGYNLLRDPRYNKGLAFTEKERETHYLRGLLPPAVTSQELQERKIMHNIRQYQLPLQRYMAMMDLQEGNERLFYKLLIDNVEELLPIVYTPTVGEACQKYGSIFSRPQGLYISLKEKGKILEVLKNWPERSIQVIVVTDGERILGLGDLGCQGMGIPVGKLSLYTALGGVRPSACLPITLDVGTNNEELLNDEFYIGLRQRRVTGQEYADFLHEFMAAVKQNYGEKVLIQFEDFANHNAFDLLARYGTTHLVFNDDIQGTASVVLAGLVAALKLVGGTLAEHTYLFLGAGEAGTGIAELIALEMSRQTKTPIDECRKKIWLVDSKGLIVSTRKESLQHFKKPWAHEHEHVGNLLDAVNAIKPTVLIGTSGKGQTFTQEVVEAISSFNEMPIILALSNPTSQAECTAEQAYTWSKGRAVFATGSPFDPVEYNGKTHVPGQANNAYIFPGFGLGVVMSGAIRVHDDMLLAASEALAQQVTQENFDKGLIYPPFSNIRKISAHIAANVAARAYELGLASRRPRPKDLVKYAESCMYSPIYRNYR; the protein is encoded by the exons ATGACGAAAGACAAAGCAGACACAAACCAACCACGTTTCAAGCTTCCACCTGTTTCCCTCCTCCCCGCTCCACCCCTTCCGCCGCCGGGGCGAGGCGCCTCGCCGTCGCTGTCAGGGCGGTGGCTGGTGGGGTCCGCTCGGCAGCGGCCATGCGCGCCCGCTTCCTTCCG CGGTTACAATTTGTTGAGGGATCCACGCTACAACAAGGGGCTTGCCTTCACAGAGAAGGAGCGTGAGACACACTACCTTCGTGGCCTTCTGCCACCAGCAGTCACATCCCAGGAGCTCCAG GAGAGGAAGATCATGCATAATATTCGCCAGTACCAGCTACCTCTGCAGCGTTACATGGCTATGATGGACCTTCAA GAGGGGAATGAGAGGCTTTTCTACAAGCTCCTCATTGACAATGTTGAGGAGCTGCTTCCTATTGTGTACACTCCAACTGTTGGTGAGGCCTGCCAAAAGTACGGGTCTATATTTAGTCGTCCGCAGGGTCTTTACATCAGCTTGAAAGAGAA GGGAAAGATCCTTGAGGTGCTGAAGAACTGGCCTGAGAGGAGCATTCAGGTTATTGTCGTTACTGACGGTGAACGTATTTTGGGGCTTGGAGATCTTGGATGCCAG GGAATGGGGATTCCTGTTGGTAAGCTTTCCCTTTACACTGCTCTGGGAGGGGTTCGTCCATCTGCA TGCTTGCCAATCACATTGGATGTTGGTACAAATAATGAGGAGCTTCTGAATGATGAATTTTACATTGGCTTGAGGCAAAGAAGGGTCACTGGCCAG GAGTATGCTGATTTTCTGCATGAATTTATGGCTGCTGTGAAGCAAAACTATGGGGAGAAAGTTCTCATTCAG TTCGAGGATTTTGCAAACCACAATGCCTTTGATCTCCTTGCAAGATACGGAACAACCCACCTTGTATTCAATGATGACATTCAG GGAACAGCTTCGGTGGTCCTTGCTGGGCTTGTTGCAGCACTGAAATTAGTTGGTGGTACATTAGCAGAGCACACCTACCTGTTCTTGGGAGCTGGAGAG GCTGGGACAGGTATTGCAGAACTTATAGCTCTTGAGATGTCAAGACAG ACAAAAACACCAATAGACGAATGTCGCAAGAAAATCTGGCTTGTTGATTCAAAG GGCCTGATCGTCAGTACGCGAAAGGAGTCCCTTCAACACTTCAAGAAACCATGGGCTCATGAGCATGAGCATGTCGGCAACCTCTTAGATGCAGTGAAT GCTATCAAACCAACAGTGTTGATTGGCACATCTGGAAAGGGGCAAACTTTCACACAGGAGGTTGTTGAAGCAATTTCCTCATTTAATGAG ATGCCTATCATTCTTGCCCTGTCCAACCCAACGTCGCAGGCTGAGTGCACAGCTGAACAAGCTTACACATGGAGCAAG GGTCGAGCAGTGTTTGCAACTGGAAGCCCATTTGATCCAGTGGAGTACAATGGCAAGACACATGTGCCTGGCCAG GCAAACAATGCATATATCTTTCCAGGGTTTGGCCTTGGAGTGGTGATGTCTGGGGCAATCCGTGTGCATGATGACATGCTTCTTGCAGCCT CGGAGGCTCTGGCTCAGCAGGTCACACAGGAGAATTTTGACAAGGGGCTCATTTACCCTCCCTTCTCAAATATCAGAAAGATCTCTGCTCACATCGCGGCCAACGTTGCAGCAAGGGCATATGAACTTG GTTTGGCGAGTAGGCGCCCTCGGCCAAAGGACCTGGTCAAGTATGCGGAGAGCTGCATGTACAGCCCGATTTACCGCAATTACCGGTGA
- the LOC123074738 gene encoding B3 domain-containing protein Os01g0723500-like isoform X2 — protein MPAAEGQSPLASAERRPHFFKVLIGDFKKRLIPPKFCKHIPWEASRKAKGLKEASMAATLEGPSGRTWQVVIRRTAEGTFFTAGWAKFVQDQALRELEFLVFRHDGGTSFAAMVFDKSACEREDLLLAGDAPRPRRKRGRPRTASRAVDDSAGMELVPYQLPQVACSDRMPELDKSNGSAGPPSPMKAEVGAGELPLCLIAAAPPASGQLSPGRLPAGSKDGCAVKTRSIHGDLAAASIPPSVRKYNGYVSRRRPVASAERQRAMELARAFRSSLPYCVIRMSTMHVYYSFMMRFPTGFSRQHLPREKTEMVLRDPDGKAWAALYIPSTRDRLSRGWCAFARGNCLEEGDCCVFELAGAAEFRVHIFRVVEPAVPAVRLRLA, from the exons ATgccggccgcggaggggcagtcGCCGTTGGCGTCGGCGGAGAGGCGGCCGCACTTCTTCAAGGTGCTCATCGGCGACTTCAAGAAGCGCCTG ATCCCGCCAAAGTTCTGCAAGCACATCCCCTGGGAGGCGTCCAGGAAAGCCAAGGGCCTGAAGGAGGCGTCCATGGCGGCCACCCTGGAGGGCCCCAGCGGCCGGACGTGGCAGGTCGTCATCCGCCGGACCGCCGAGGGCACCTTCTTCACCGCCGGCTGGGCCAAGTTCGTGCAGGACCAGGCGCTGCGGGAGCTGGAGTTCCTCGTCTTCCGCCACGACGGCGGCACCAGCTTCGCCGCCATGGTGTTCGACAAGTCCGCGTGCGAGCGGGAGGACCTGCTGCTCGCCGGCGACGCGCCCCGGCCGCGCAGGAAGCGGGGCCGGCCGAGGACGGCGTCGCGGGCCGTGGATGATTCGGCCGGCATGGAGCTGGTCCCGTACCAGCTGCCCCAAGTCGCGTGCTCCGATCGGATGCCGGAGTTGGACAAGTCAAATG GATCAGCCGGGCCTCCCAGCCCTATGAAGGCCGAGGtgggcgccggcgagctcccgcTGTGCTTGATCGCCGCAGCACCGCCGGCGTCGGGGCAGCTCTCGCCGGGCCGCTTGCCAGCCGGGAGCAAGGACGGGTGCGCGGTGAAAACGCGGAGCATCCACGGTGACCTCGCCGCGGCCAGCATCCCCCCTTCCGTGAGGAAGTACAACGGGTACGTGTCCCGGCGGCGGCCCGTGGCGAGCGCCGAGCGGCAGCGAGCCATGGAGCTCGCGCGCGCGTTCCGGTCGTCGCTCCCGTACTGCGTCATCCGCATGAGCACCATGCACGTCTACTACTCCTTCATGATG AGGTTCCCCACGGGGTTCTCGAGGCAGCACCTCCCCCGGGAGAAGACGGAGATGGTGCTCCGGGACCCGGACGGCAAGGCGTGGGCGGCGCTCTACATCCCCAGCACGAGGGACCGGCTGTCGCGCGGGTGGTGCGCGTTCGCGCGCGGCAACTGCCTCGAGGAAGGGGACTGCTGCGTCTTcgagctcgccggcgccgccgagTTCCGCGTCCACATATTCCGGGTGGTGGAGCCGGCCGTGCCGGCGGTCAGGCTCCGATTAGCTTGA
- the LOC123079139 gene encoding NADP-dependent malic enzyme isoform X2 — protein sequence MRARFLPLLARQWQHRASGSSGARRGCCGRHQCGETRRGLAAAAAAARWWHVGRRGFVASVEAGAKGEMESTMKEIRGGGAPCVLDMDDAATVGGGVEDTYGEDRATEEQLVTPWTVSVASGYNLLRDPRYNKGLAFTEKERETHYLRGLLPPAVTSQELQERKIMHNIRQYQLPLQRYMAMMDLQEGNERLFYKLLIDNVEELLPIVYTPTVGEACQKYGSIFSRPQGLYISLKEKGKILEVLKNWPERSIQVIVVTDGERILGLGDLGCQGMGIPVGKLSLYTALGGVRPSACLPITLDVGTNNEELLNDEFYIGLRQRRVTGQEYADFLHEFMAAVKQNYGEKVLIQFEDFANHNAFDLLARYGTTHLVFNDDIQGTASVVLAGLVAALKLVGGTLAEHTYLFLGAGEAGTGIAELIALEMSRQTKTPIDECRKKIWLVDSKGLIVSTRKESLQHFKKPWAHEHEHVGNLLDAVNAIKPTVLIGTSGKGQTFTQEVVEAISSFNEMPIILALSNPTSQAECTAEQAYTWSKGRAVFATGSPFDPVEYNGKTHVPGQANNAYIFPGFGLGVVMSGAIRVHDDMLLAASEALAQQVTQENFDKGLIYPPFSNIRKISAHIAANVAARAYELGLASRRPRPKDLVKYAESCMYSPIYRNYR from the exons ATGCGCGCCCGCTTCCTTCCG CTACTAGCGCGGCAGTGGCAACATCGGGCGAGCGGCTCAAGCGGTGCGCGGAGAGGCTGCTGCGGGCGCCACCAGTGCGGGGAAACGCGGAGGggactagcggcggcggcggcggcggcgaggtggtggcACGTCGGTAGGAGGGGGTTCGTGGCATCGGTGGAGGCGGGGGCGAAGGGGGAGATGGAGAGCACCATGAAGGAGATACGGGGAGGCGGGGCGCCGTGCGTGCTGGACATGGACGACGCGGCGACggtgggcggcggcgtcgaggacaCCTACGGCGAGGACCGCGCCACCGAGGAGCAGCTCGTCACGCCGTGGACCGTCTCTGTCGCGAG CGGTTACAATTTGTTGAGGGATCCACGCTACAACAAGGGGCTTGCCTTCACAGAGAAGGAGCGTGAGACACACTACCTTCGTGGCCTTCTGCCACCAGCAGTCACATCCCAGGAGCTCCAG GAGAGGAAGATCATGCATAATATTCGCCAGTACCAGCTACCTCTGCAGCGTTACATGGCTATGATGGACCTTCAA GAGGGGAATGAGAGGCTTTTCTACAAGCTCCTCATTGACAATGTTGAGGAGCTGCTTCCTATTGTGTACACTCCAACTGTTGGTGAGGCCTGCCAAAAGTACGGGTCTATATTTAGTCGTCCGCAGGGTCTTTACATCAGCTTGAAAGAGAA GGGAAAGATCCTTGAGGTGCTGAAGAACTGGCCTGAGAGGAGCATTCAGGTTATTGTCGTTACTGACGGTGAACGTATTTTGGGGCTTGGAGATCTTGGATGCCAG GGAATGGGGATTCCTGTTGGTAAGCTTTCCCTTTACACTGCTCTGGGAGGGGTTCGTCCATCTGCA TGCTTGCCAATCACATTGGATGTTGGTACAAATAATGAGGAGCTTCTGAATGATGAATTTTACATTGGCTTGAGGCAAAGAAGGGTCACTGGCCAG GAGTATGCTGATTTTCTGCATGAATTTATGGCTGCTGTGAAGCAAAACTATGGGGAGAAAGTTCTCATTCAG TTCGAGGATTTTGCAAACCACAATGCCTTTGATCTCCTTGCAAGATACGGAACAACCCACCTTGTATTCAATGATGACATTCAG GGAACAGCTTCGGTGGTCCTTGCTGGGCTTGTTGCAGCACTGAAATTAGTTGGTGGTACATTAGCAGAGCACACCTACCTGTTCTTGGGAGCTGGAGAG GCTGGGACAGGTATTGCAGAACTTATAGCTCTTGAGATGTCAAGACAG ACAAAAACACCAATAGACGAATGTCGCAAGAAAATCTGGCTTGTTGATTCAAAG GGCCTGATCGTCAGTACGCGAAAGGAGTCCCTTCAACACTTCAAGAAACCATGGGCTCATGAGCATGAGCATGTCGGCAACCTCTTAGATGCAGTGAAT GCTATCAAACCAACAGTGTTGATTGGCACATCTGGAAAGGGGCAAACTTTCACACAGGAGGTTGTTGAAGCAATTTCCTCATTTAATGAG ATGCCTATCATTCTTGCCCTGTCCAACCCAACGTCGCAGGCTGAGTGCACAGCTGAACAAGCTTACACATGGAGCAAG GGTCGAGCAGTGTTTGCAACTGGAAGCCCATTTGATCCAGTGGAGTACAATGGCAAGACACATGTGCCTGGCCAG GCAAACAATGCATATATCTTTCCAGGGTTTGGCCTTGGAGTGGTGATGTCTGGGGCAATCCGTGTGCATGATGACATGCTTCTTGCAGCCT CGGAGGCTCTGGCTCAGCAGGTCACACAGGAGAATTTTGACAAGGGGCTCATTTACCCTCCCTTCTCAAATATCAGAAAGATCTCTGCTCACATCGCGGCCAACGTTGCAGCAAGGGCATATGAACTTG GTTTGGCGAGTAGGCGCCCTCGGCCAAAGGACCTGGTCAAGTATGCGGAGAGCTGCATGTACAGCCCGATTTACCGCAATTACCGGTGA
- the LOC123079139 gene encoding NADP-dependent malic enzyme isoform X1 — translation MRARFLPLLARQWQHRASGSSGARRGCCGRHQCGETRRGLAAAAAAARWWHVGRRGFVASVEAGAKGEMESTMKEIRGGGAPCVLDMDDAATVGGGVEDTYGEDRATEEQLVTPWTVSVASGYNLLRDPRYNKGLAFTEKERETHYLRGLLPPAVTSQELQERKIMHNIRQYQLPLQRYMAMMDLQEGNERLFYKLLIDNVEELLPIVYTPTVGEACQKYGSIFSRPQGLYISLKEKGKILEVLKNWPERSIQVIVVTDGERILGLGDLGCQGMGIPVGKLSLYTALGGVRPSACLPITLDVGTNNEELLNDEFYIGLRQRRVTGQEYADFLHEFMAAVKQNYGEKVLIQFEDFANHNAFDLLARYGTTHLVFNDDIQGTASVVLAGLVAALKLVGGTLAEHTYLFLGAGEAGTGIAELIALEMSRQTKTPIDECRKKIWLVDSKGLIVSTRKESLQHFKKPWAHEHEHVGNLLDAVNAIKPTVLIGTSGKGQTFTQEVVEAISSFNEMPIILALSNPTSQAECTAEQAYTWSKGRAVFATGSPFDPVEYNGKTHVPGQANNAYIFPGFGLGVVMSGAIRVHDDMLLAASEALAQQVTQENFDKGLIYPPFSNIRKISAHIAANVAARAYELGPNRPNPPGCRALAGAVTRGREAGSPGARLREVVPCWRSWAGWRMEGGTAEGGMTATGEPAQGRASDPPAYVDPCSQPSCTSPQPDPGCSSAGFALLLAPASTACGAAAATVLSGPVSVMDGYRRASGADLVNDSGWPAGRQRQCAGRAGPRDGSSLGTLVGWRLFLAEDGGASSGAVTLMSRRSAALKASPDLVSGFPPPPGRRQTMGVKGGLIAFLIF, via the exons ATGCGCGCCCGCTTCCTTCCG CTACTAGCGCGGCAGTGGCAACATCGGGCGAGCGGCTCAAGCGGTGCGCGGAGAGGCTGCTGCGGGCGCCACCAGTGCGGGGAAACGCGGAGGggactagcggcggcggcggcggcggcgaggtggtggcACGTCGGTAGGAGGGGGTTCGTGGCATCGGTGGAGGCGGGGGCGAAGGGGGAGATGGAGAGCACCATGAAGGAGATACGGGGAGGCGGGGCGCCGTGCGTGCTGGACATGGACGACGCGGCGACggtgggcggcggcgtcgaggacaCCTACGGCGAGGACCGCGCCACCGAGGAGCAGCTCGTCACGCCGTGGACCGTCTCTGTCGCGAG CGGTTACAATTTGTTGAGGGATCCACGCTACAACAAGGGGCTTGCCTTCACAGAGAAGGAGCGTGAGACACACTACCTTCGTGGCCTTCTGCCACCAGCAGTCACATCCCAGGAGCTCCAG GAGAGGAAGATCATGCATAATATTCGCCAGTACCAGCTACCTCTGCAGCGTTACATGGCTATGATGGACCTTCAA GAGGGGAATGAGAGGCTTTTCTACAAGCTCCTCATTGACAATGTTGAGGAGCTGCTTCCTATTGTGTACACTCCAACTGTTGGTGAGGCCTGCCAAAAGTACGGGTCTATATTTAGTCGTCCGCAGGGTCTTTACATCAGCTTGAAAGAGAA GGGAAAGATCCTTGAGGTGCTGAAGAACTGGCCTGAGAGGAGCATTCAGGTTATTGTCGTTACTGACGGTGAACGTATTTTGGGGCTTGGAGATCTTGGATGCCAG GGAATGGGGATTCCTGTTGGTAAGCTTTCCCTTTACACTGCTCTGGGAGGGGTTCGTCCATCTGCA TGCTTGCCAATCACATTGGATGTTGGTACAAATAATGAGGAGCTTCTGAATGATGAATTTTACATTGGCTTGAGGCAAAGAAGGGTCACTGGCCAG GAGTATGCTGATTTTCTGCATGAATTTATGGCTGCTGTGAAGCAAAACTATGGGGAGAAAGTTCTCATTCAG TTCGAGGATTTTGCAAACCACAATGCCTTTGATCTCCTTGCAAGATACGGAACAACCCACCTTGTATTCAATGATGACATTCAG GGAACAGCTTCGGTGGTCCTTGCTGGGCTTGTTGCAGCACTGAAATTAGTTGGTGGTACATTAGCAGAGCACACCTACCTGTTCTTGGGAGCTGGAGAG GCTGGGACAGGTATTGCAGAACTTATAGCTCTTGAGATGTCAAGACAG ACAAAAACACCAATAGACGAATGTCGCAAGAAAATCTGGCTTGTTGATTCAAAG GGCCTGATCGTCAGTACGCGAAAGGAGTCCCTTCAACACTTCAAGAAACCATGGGCTCATGAGCATGAGCATGTCGGCAACCTCTTAGATGCAGTGAAT GCTATCAAACCAACAGTGTTGATTGGCACATCTGGAAAGGGGCAAACTTTCACACAGGAGGTTGTTGAAGCAATTTCCTCATTTAATGAG ATGCCTATCATTCTTGCCCTGTCCAACCCAACGTCGCAGGCTGAGTGCACAGCTGAACAAGCTTACACATGGAGCAAG GGTCGAGCAGTGTTTGCAACTGGAAGCCCATTTGATCCAGTGGAGTACAATGGCAAGACACATGTGCCTGGCCAG GCAAACAATGCATATATCTTTCCAGGGTTTGGCCTTGGAGTGGTGATGTCTGGGGCAATCCGTGTGCATGATGACATGCTTCTTGCAGCCT CGGAGGCTCTGGCTCAGCAGGTCACACAGGAGAATTTTGACAAGGGGCTCATTTACCCTCCCTTCTCAAATATCAGAAAGATCTCTGCTCACATCGCGGCCAACGTTGCAGCAAGGGCATATGAACTTG GACCGAATCGACCAAACCCGCCGGGATGCCGCGCCCTGGCCGGAGCTGTCACGCGTGGGAGGGAGGCTGGTTCGCCGGGTGCTCGGCTGAGGGAGGTCGTCCCTTGCTGGCGCTCGTGGGCGGGATGGAGGATGGAAGGGGGGACGGCTGAGGGTGGGATGACTGCCACCGGCGAACCTG CGCAAGGAAGAGCCTCTGACCCACCGGCGTATGTGGATCCGTGCTCCCAACCCTCCTGCACCTCGCCCCAACCAGATCCTGGCTGCTCCTCCGCCGGCTTCGCCCTTTTGCTCGCCCCTGCCTCGACAGCATGTGGAGCCGCAGCGGCAACGGTGTTGTCTGGTCCGGTGAGCGTGATGGACGGCTACAGGAGGGCGTCGGGGGCCGACTTGGTGAACGACAGTGGTTGGCCAGCCGGACGACAACGGCAGTGTGCTGGCCGAGCTGGGCCCCGCGACGGCTCCTCGTTGGGCACACTGGTGGGCTGGAGGCTCTTCCTTGCCGAAGACGGCGGCGCCAGCTCCGGCGCGGTCACCCTGATGTCCCGAAGGAGCGCCGCGTTGAAGGCCTCGCCGGATTTGGTGTCCGGCTTCCCGCCGCCGCCTGGGAGGAGGCAGACGATGGGGGTGAAAGGGGGGCTGATTgcttttttaattttttaa
- the LOC123074738 gene encoding B3 domain-containing protein Os01g0723500-like isoform X1, giving the protein MPAAEGQSPLASAERRPHFFKVLIGDFKKRLKIPPKFCKHIPWEASRKAKGLKEASMAATLEGPSGRTWQVVIRRTAEGTFFTAGWAKFVQDQALRELEFLVFRHDGGTSFAAMVFDKSACEREDLLLAGDAPRPRRKRGRPRTASRAVDDSAGMELVPYQLPQVACSDRMPELDKSNGSAGPPSPMKAEVGAGELPLCLIAAAPPASGQLSPGRLPAGSKDGCAVKTRSIHGDLAAASIPPSVRKYNGYVSRRRPVASAERQRAMELARAFRSSLPYCVIRMSTMHVYYSFMMRFPTGFSRQHLPREKTEMVLRDPDGKAWAALYIPSTRDRLSRGWCAFARGNCLEEGDCCVFELAGAAEFRVHIFRVVEPAVPAVRLRLA; this is encoded by the exons ATgccggccgcggaggggcagtcGCCGTTGGCGTCGGCGGAGAGGCGGCCGCACTTCTTCAAGGTGCTCATCGGCGACTTCAAGAAGCGCCTG AAGATCCCGCCAAAGTTCTGCAAGCACATCCCCTGGGAGGCGTCCAGGAAAGCCAAGGGCCTGAAGGAGGCGTCCATGGCGGCCACCCTGGAGGGCCCCAGCGGCCGGACGTGGCAGGTCGTCATCCGCCGGACCGCCGAGGGCACCTTCTTCACCGCCGGCTGGGCCAAGTTCGTGCAGGACCAGGCGCTGCGGGAGCTGGAGTTCCTCGTCTTCCGCCACGACGGCGGCACCAGCTTCGCCGCCATGGTGTTCGACAAGTCCGCGTGCGAGCGGGAGGACCTGCTGCTCGCCGGCGACGCGCCCCGGCCGCGCAGGAAGCGGGGCCGGCCGAGGACGGCGTCGCGGGCCGTGGATGATTCGGCCGGCATGGAGCTGGTCCCGTACCAGCTGCCCCAAGTCGCGTGCTCCGATCGGATGCCGGAGTTGGACAAGTCAAATG GATCAGCCGGGCCTCCCAGCCCTATGAAGGCCGAGGtgggcgccggcgagctcccgcTGTGCTTGATCGCCGCAGCACCGCCGGCGTCGGGGCAGCTCTCGCCGGGCCGCTTGCCAGCCGGGAGCAAGGACGGGTGCGCGGTGAAAACGCGGAGCATCCACGGTGACCTCGCCGCGGCCAGCATCCCCCCTTCCGTGAGGAAGTACAACGGGTACGTGTCCCGGCGGCGGCCCGTGGCGAGCGCCGAGCGGCAGCGAGCCATGGAGCTCGCGCGCGCGTTCCGGTCGTCGCTCCCGTACTGCGTCATCCGCATGAGCACCATGCACGTCTACTACTCCTTCATGATG AGGTTCCCCACGGGGTTCTCGAGGCAGCACCTCCCCCGGGAGAAGACGGAGATGGTGCTCCGGGACCCGGACGGCAAGGCGTGGGCGGCGCTCTACATCCCCAGCACGAGGGACCGGCTGTCGCGCGGGTGGTGCGCGTTCGCGCGCGGCAACTGCCTCGAGGAAGGGGACTGCTGCGTCTTcgagctcgccggcgccgccgagTTCCGCGTCCACATATTCCGGGTGGTGGAGCCGGCCGTGCCGGCGGTCAGGCTCCGATTAGCTTGA